A window from Vigna angularis cultivar LongXiaoDou No.4 chromosome 7, ASM1680809v1, whole genome shotgun sequence encodes these proteins:
- the LOC108336476 gene encoding uncharacterized protein LOC108336476: MDILNGFLSEVLKDVACGAINQLQYSFCFNSFAKELQKEEDNLVEMIKNVEDRVIHARRQTLKPADVIDKWLKNANIDSEYVNRLLKETNAKKSCFFGYCPNWIWRYRLGKKLAIKKADLQKIIQEGTKYIQLERIASIPSNTSDQLMKALKDDGVTMIGLYGMGGCGKTTLAMEVKKIAEAEHLFDTVIFVPVSSTVEVSRIQDKIASSLHYKFPEDQEMERAQCLCMRLTQEKKFLMILDDVWEKLDFGSIGIPSSEYHKGCKILITTRSEEVCISMDCQKNIYLPILTDEEAWTLFQNKALISKDTPENIKHLGISISNECKGLYVAIVAVASSLKGKQEAIWRNALNKLKSSKPIKISRGLRDPYKCLHLSYDNLDTDEAKSLFLLCSVFPEDYEISVECLIRCAIGLGVAGEVETYEEARTEVTAAKIKLVSSCLMMEANDECVKMHDLVRDVAHWIAKNENKSIKCELEKDVTLEQGSIRYLWCVKFPDDIDCSNLEFLSIQTKLEVSDGIFERMGKLRVLIITNKKHYMLQLSTTSFKSLTNIHCLILQKWNLRDISFVRDMKKLQSLSFHFCSLPSFLDLQTDVALTTLTNLKLLEFKSCDIESNIFEEIKRIPFLEELYIFKDLWKDRKEESVKFSNSFSVPQKLQRYEIILGYDTDRFREFSSSERTLGIDYFDISNEVIKGLAKKAKVLFVENIKRDAKNMMPDIFEIEEGMNELEELKIGYCEEIECLVDTSNYLNKMGNIFSKLRYMEIIDMKHLKTLWHGCLPANGSFETLEKLSIENCEQLTRLFTIDKTKENEDQFTIGHSMQFKIFQNLQEVKIFRCKELKHVFSANIRGGLTQLKTLKISNCYTLEQIIEEVLPPAHCEETNEIVEEDVQSTSSGSFSLSNLEFLEISSCSMLGSLLTTSVAKTLTSLEELEIYDCNGLKHIVTSERVKRKKNMVEDEHEFKSHLSMFPSLKRVSILECSSLQDIFATPVNGCFEKSKIFQNLQEVELYACGELKHVFSSSIIGDLSQLKMLKIKYCNIEQIIESGDHKETNEIVEEDDEQHFESNKVKVSPTSISIPSVSTVNNSSGSFSLSSLIGLEIDSCRMLDSLFTTSVAKTLKLESLSLKNLPKMTRIWATTNNSFTLQHLNSLIIQKCEKLEVIFPQSMLRSLPELNYLEVSECKELRQIIEEDLEDKRFIQPCFPKLESLIIKQCHKLKCFTSVSASNDLSNLKILLIKEATELQGFIACEYDETGKTKVQLPQLKVIIFMHLLNFQQESKFLNVKHRIIRNCPKLSLTSTITPQDLQQNLFLEAWENYRIPDWRIWSLVEDIKKLDKVSRSNNSTELPSLQINEKSDKNVTEKDYRSEEVAPATSINAEVDGKSNRETYSQDLDPTPKNTSPLQMNREDPSISQIKPFSSQVNDNNQSMLESKVEMVGQHNKIETKTQESEIEEFQKIDRKSEMTSDPEAMEQNFPDISSPNMNERTDEIETDNLGKTTTSDKPAIPTSVSENIEEIGRERSRGGAATEGATIKTLPIGGDNISLVSGVTIHNSSGANILIQDSQVVKQDSEMNEDKTEIAPYKNIKIQEGLNLLDKTEGIGIVSNNDVVVTPDTRTRLEKYKHLVDLNDSQISLLVEAIEAYPHLWNACEKFTDRFRAFMLKTLADMLLFLRSESVGSVNPEREKEFLKLCDEVVQLGFEKWWVDEMRQRVVGRDPKLEHGRAQMGELLKSHDDLIEELDSIKTPIDELLKRHDHLTQELHNMKKQLISLNNFFDAPTKCFDFL; the protein is encoded by the exons ATGGACATTCTGAATGGATTTTTGTCTGAAGTTTTAAAAGATGTGGCGTGTGGGGCTATTAATCAATTACAATACTCCTTTTGCTTTAATAGTTTTGCTAAAGAGCTtcaaaaagaagaagacaacttgGTCGAAATGATAAAGAATGTAGAAGATCGTGTCATACATGCTCGAAGGCAAACTTTAAAGCCTGCTGATGTTATTGATAAATGGTTGAAGAATGCAAACATTGATTCAGAATATGTGAATCGTTTGCTTAAAGAGACAAATGccaaaaagagttgtttttttGGATACTGTCCAAATTGGATTTGGCGATACCGTTTAGGAAAAAAGTTGGCAATTAAAAAAGCAGACCTTCAAAAGATCATTCAAGAAGGTACAAAATATATACAACTTGAACGCATTGCCTCAATTCCTTCAAACACTTCTGATCAACTCATGAAAGCACTGAAAGATGATGGGGTTACAATGATTGGGTTATACGGGATGGGGGGTTGTGGTAAAACCACATTAGCAATGGAAGTTAAGAAGATAGCAGAAGCTGAGCACCTTTTTGACACAGTTATTTTTGTTCCTGTGTCTAGTACAGTAGAAGTTTCAAGGATTCAAGACAAAATTGCAAGTTCATTACATTATAAATTTCCAGAAGATCAAGAAATGGAGAGAGCCCAATGCTTGTGCATGAGATTAACCCaggaaaaaaaatttcttatgaTTCTGGATGATGTGTGGGAAAAACTTGATTTTGGTAGCATAGGGATTCCCTCATCTGAATACCATAAAGGCTGCAAGATTCTCATTACCACTCGATCTGAAGAAGTTTGTATTTCAATggattgtcaaaaaaatatttatctaccCATCTTAACTGATGAAGAAGCGTGGACTCTCTTCCAAAACAAAGCATTGATATCTAAAGACACTCCTGAAAATATCAAGCATTTGggaatatcaatatcaaatgaatgtaaaggATTGTATGTTGCCATTGTAGCTGTTGCTAGTAGCTTGAAGGGAAAACAAGAGGCGATATGGCGTAATGCGTTGAATAAATTGAAAAGTTCTAAGCCGATCAAAATCAGTAGGGGTTTGCGAGATCCCTATAAGTGTCTGCATTTGAGCTACGATAATCTAGATACTGATGAAGCTAAATCACTTTTCCTGTTGTGTTCTGTATTTCCCGAAGATTATGAGATTTCAGTGGAATGTTTAATAAGATGTGCAATAGGGTTAGGTGTGGCTGGAGAAGTTGAAACATATGAAGAGGCAAGGACTGAAGTGACTGCAGCCAAAATCAAGCTTGTAAGTTCTTGTTTGATGATGGAGGCGAACGATGAATGTGTCAAAATGCATGACTTGGTTCGTGATGTAGCCCATTGGATAGCAAAGAACGAAAATAAGAGCATCAAGTGTGAATTGGAAAAGGATGTAACTTTGGAGCAAGGTTCAATAAGATATCTATGGTGTGTGAAATTTCCAGATGATATAGATTGTTCTAATCTTGAGTTTTTATCTATACAAACAAAATTGGAAGTATCCGATGGAATTTTTGAAAGAATGGGAAAACTTAGAGTTTTGATTATTACCAATAAAAAGCACTATATGTTGCAGTTGTCAACAACGTCTTTcaaatcattaacaaatatCCATTGTCTGATCCTTCAAAAATGGAATTTGAGAGACATTTCATTTGTGAGAGATATGAAGAAACTGCAAAGTCTTTCGTTTCATTTTTGTTCATTGCCTTCGTTCCTTGACTTGCAAACTGATGTTGCACTCACAACACTTACAAACTTGAAGTTGTTAGAATTTAAAAGTTGTGACATTGAAAGCAATATTTTTGAAGAGATCAAAAGAATCCCATTTCTAGAagaattgtatatttttaaagacCTCTGGAAAGATCGAAAGGAAGAAAGTGTTAAATTCTCTAACTCATTTAGTGTCCCCCAAAAGCTGCAAAGGTATGAAATTATATTAGGATATGATACTGATAGATTTCGAGAGTTTTCCTCTTCTGAGAGAACTTTAGGAATTGATTATTTTGACATATCAAATGAGGTTATTAAAGGTTTGGCCAAAAAAGCAAAAGTGCTATTTGTAGAAAATATTAAGAGAGATGCAAAAAATATGATGCCTGatatatttgaaattgaagAAGGTATGAATGAGTTGGAAGAACTCAAGATAGGTTATTGTGAAGAAATAGAGTGTTTGGTTGACACTAGCAATTATTTGAATAAGATGGGAAATATTTTCTCCAAGTTACGTTATATGGAGATCATCGACATGAAACATCTAAAAACTTTATGGCATGGTTGTCTACCTGCCAATGGGTCTTTTGAAACATTAGAGAAGCTATCTATAGAAAATTGCGAACAATTAACACGTCTCTTCACAATTGACAAAACAAAGGAAAATGAAGATCAATTTACAATTGGGCATTCCATGcaattcaaaattttccaaaatcttCAAGAAGTGAAGATATTTAGATGTAAAGAATTAAAACATGTATTCTCAGCCAATATCAGAGGAGGTTTAACTCAGTTGAAAAcacttaaaatttcaaattgttaTACGCTAGAACAAATAATCGAGGAAGTTCTTCCACCAGCACACTGCGAAGAAACAAATGAAATTGTAGAAGAAGATGTGCAGAGTACCTCCTCAG GATCGTTTTCTCTGTCTAATCTTGAATTTCTTGAAATATCTTCATGTTCAATGTTGGGTTCATTGCTTACAACATCTGTAGCTAAGACTTTGACTTCATTGGAAGAATTGGAAATATATGACTGTAATGGTTTGAAGCATATTGTAACTTCTGAAagagtgaaaagaaagaaaaacatggtTGAAGATGAGCATGAATTTAAAAGTCATCTTTcaatgttcccaagtttgaaaAGGGTAAGTATTTTGGAATGTAGTTCGTTGCAAGATATATTCGCAACACCTGTCAATGGGTGTTttgaaaaatccaaaattttccaaaatcttCAAGAAGTGGAGCTATATGCATGTGGAGAATTAAAACACGTATTCTCATCCAGTATTATAGGAGACCTGTCTCAATTGAAAATGCTTAAgattaaatattgtaatatagAACAAATAATTGAGTCAGGAGACCATAAAGAAACAAATGAAATtgttgaggaagatgatgagcAGCATTTTGAATCTAACAAAGTCAAAGTTTCTCCTACAAGCATTTCAATTCCATCAGTATCTACTGTGAACAATAGCTCAG GATCGTTTTCTCTATCTAGCCTGATAGGTCTTGAGATAGATTCATGTCGAATGTTGGACTCATTGTTTACGACATCTGTAGCTAAGACCTTAAAGTTAGAATCTTTATCGTTGAAAAATCTACCTAAAATGACTCGTATTTGGGCGACTACCAATAACTCATTTACTCTCCAGCATCTCAACTCATTAATAATACAAAAGTGTGAAAAATTGGAAGTAATATTTCCTCAGTCTATGTTGAGATCCCTACCAGAGTTAAATTATCTGGAAGTAAGTGAATGCAAGGAATTAAGACAGATAATTGAAGAGGATTTGGAGGATAAAAGGTTTATTCAACCATGCTTCCCCAAACTAGAATCATTGATTATTAAACAATGCCATAAGTTGAAATGTTTCACCTCTGTATCTGCATCCAATGATCTTTCCAACTTGaagattctactaataaaggaAGCCACTGAACTACAAGGGTTTATTGCATGCGAATACGATGAGACAGGAAAGACCAAAGTTCAACTTCCACAACTgaaagttataatatttatgcatcttttaaattttcaacaagagagtaaatttttaaatgtgAAGCATCGCATTATCCGCAATTGTCCAAAACTCTCTTTGACTTCAACAATTACTCCTCAAGACCTCCAACAAAATCTTTTTTTGGAAG CTTGGGAAAATTATAGAATTCCTGACTGGCGAATTTGGTCACTGGTGGAGGACATAAAGAAATTAGATAAAGTTTCTAGGAGCAACAATTCTACTGAGTTGCCTTCTTTACAG ATCAATGAAAAATCAGATAAGAACGTCACTGAGAAAGATTATCGTTCAGAGGAAGTGGCTCCTGCAACTTCAATAAATGCAGAGGTGGATGGAAAATCTAATCGTGAAACATATTCC CAGGATTTGGATCCTACGCCAAAAAACACTTCTCCCCTCCAAATGAACCGTGAAGATCCATCTATATCTCAAATTAAACCATTTTCTTCACAAGTCAATGATAACAATCAATCTATGTTGGAGAGCAAAGTTGAAATGGTGGGTCAACATAACAAAATTGAAACCAAAACACAAGAGTCGGAAATAGAAGAGTTCCAAAAAATAGACAGAAAAAGTGAAATGACATCTGACCCAGAAGCTATGGAGCAGAACTTTCCAGACATTTCATCTCCAAACATGAATGAG CGTACTGATGAAATAGAGACAGACAACTTGGGAAAAACTACGACATCAGATAAACCTGCAATACCAACTTCTGTTTCAGAG AATATTGAGGAAATAGGAAGAGAAAGGAGCAGAGGTGGAGCTGCAACAGAGGGAGCTACAATTAAAACCTTGCCAATTGGTGGAGATAACATTAGCTTGGTTAGTGGTGTTACTATTCACAACTCAAGCGGTGCAAATATACTTATACAAGATTCCCAGGTTGTTAAACAAGATAGTGAGATGAATGAAGACAAGACAGAAATAGCAccatataaaaatatcaaaatccaAGAAGGGTTGAACTTGTTGGATAAAACAGAGGGAATAGGAATTGTTTCCAATAATGACGTTGTGGTTACTCCAg ATACTCGTACAAGATTGGAAAAGTATAAGCACTTGGTTGATCTCAATGATTCACAAATTTCTCTGCTAGTGGAGGCGATAGAAGCATATCCTCATCTTTGGAATGCTTGTGAGAAGTTCACTGATCGCTTTCGAGCTTTTATGTTGAAAACATTGGCAGATATGTTGTTGTTCCTTCGAAGTGAAAGTGTTGGTAGTGTTAATCCTGAGAGAGAAAAGGAGTTCCTTAAACTATGTGATGAAGTTGTTCAACTTGGATTTGAAAAGTGGTGGGTTGATGAAATGCGTCAACGTGTTGTCGGAAGGGATCCTAAGTTGGAGCATGGAAGGGCACAAATGGGCGAGCTTCTTAAGAGCCATGATGATTTAATTGAGGAACTAGACAGTATAAAGACGCCAATCGATGAACTTCTTAAGAGACACGATCATTTAACTCAAGAACTACACAATATGAAGAAACAACTTATAAGtcttaataacttttttgaTGCTCCCACAAAATGTTTCGACTTTTTATGA
- the LOC108337715 gene encoding proliferating cell nuclear antigen, whose amino-acid sequence MVRACVLQGSILKKVVEATKDVAAEGANLVFSTVGFSLKATNPSLGAIVAVVLPADAFDSYHGVCTVSMIVDLHCMSRIFHVSSEDDIITVEECPEPEGVSLVFQNPRHDKTSEFRMKEISIDKEWLLHPLHIPEVEHHSILETENLATLKMPSLVFQRICSELADIGDSGSVLVTIKVTEEAIKFKTKGELGTSIVTCSQKFDVQKPEESVVIEMNEPVRVKFSLKLINSVTKAASLSDRVTINFLREMPSVFEYKIAQTGYARFYLHPSKEL is encoded by the exons ATGGTGAGAGCTTGTGTGCTACAAGGTTCAATTCTGAAGAAGGTGGTAGAGGCCACAAAGGATGTGGCAGCTGAGGGAGCCAACTTGGTTTTCTCCACTGTTGGCTTCTCCCTGAAAGCCACCAATCCCTCATTGGGAGCAATAGTAGCCGTCGTCCTCCCCGCTGATGCTTTCGACAGCTACCACGGTGTCTGCACCGTCTCCATGATCGTAGACCTCCACTGCATGTCCCGGATCTTTCATGTAAGTTCCGAAGATGACATCATCACCGTAGAAGAGTGTCCCGAACCAGAAGGTGTCTCCTTGGTCTTCCAAAACCCAA GGCATGATAAGACATCTGAGTTTAGGATGAAAGAGATAAGTATAGACAAAGAGTGGCTGCTGCATCCGTTGCATATCCCTGAGGTGGAGCACCATTCCATTCTTGAGACGGAGAATCTTGCCACTCTAAAGATGCCTTCTCTTGTGTTTCAAAGAATTTGCAGTGAACTTGCTGATATTGGGGACAGTGGTTCTGTCttag TTACCATAAAGGTTACTGAGGAAGCAATCAAGTTTAAAACCAAAGGGGAACTTGGGACTTCAATTGTGACGTGCAGTCAGAAATTTGATGTCCAAAAG CCTGAGGAATCAGTTGTGATAGAGATGAATGAGCCTGTGCGCGTGAAATTTTCATTGAAGTTGATAAATTCTGTCACAAAAGCAGCGTCGTTGTCTGATAGAGTCACTATCAATTTCTTAAGAGAGATGCCTTCTGTGTTTGAGTACAAAATTGCCCAGACTGGTTATGCTCGCTTTTATTTGCATCCTAGCAAAGAACTCTAA
- the LOC108338462 gene encoding cytosolic enolase 3 — protein sequence MSVQEYLDKHLLSRKLEDAVNAAVRAKTSDPVLFISNHMKKAVQSVITKVKARQILDSRGIPTVEVDLYTNKGMFRASVPSGNSTGMYEAVELRDGDKGVYLGNGVAKAVKNINDKIAEALVGMDPTLQSQIDQAMIDLDRTEKKGELGANAILAVSIAACRAGAAEKEVSLYKHIADLSGKTNPTLPVPAFTVISGGKHAGSNLAIQEIMVLPIGASKFEEALRMGTETYHHLKAVITEKSGAHNCNVGEDGGYAPNISSFREALDLVKEAISRTGYNDKIKIALDVSATNFCIGKRYDLDFQSPQKSGQNFKSAEDMIELYKELCSEYPIVSIEDPFDKEDWEHIKYISNLGICQIVGDDLLMSNAKRIEKAITESACNALLLKVNQVGTVTEVIDVVKQAKEAHWGVVTSHRCGETIDSFIADLSVGLASGVIKSGAPCRGERLEKYNQLLRIEEELGEQAVYAGEDWRQ from the exons ATGTCAGTGCAAGAGTACCTGGATAAGCACTTACTTTCCCGAAAACTCGAAGATGCCGTCAATGCCGCCGTTAGGGCCAAGACCTCCGATCCCGTTCTCTTCATC TCGAATCACATGAAAAAAGCAGTGCAATCGGTGATAACAAAAGTCAAGGCCAGGCAGATCCTCGATAGTAGAGGGATTCCAACCGTCGAAGTCGACTTGTACACTAACAAAGGAATGTTTCGCGCTTCGGTTCCTAGCGGCAACTCCACCGGCAT GTACGAAGCTGTCGAGCTACGGGATGGAGACAAAGGAGTGTATCTCGGGAATGGCGTGGCCAAAGCTGTTAAAAATATCAATGACAAAATAGCTGAGGCATTGGTCGGCATGGATCCCACGCTTCAGTCGCAGATTGATCAGGCCATGATAGACCTCGACAGAACTGAGAAGAAG GGGGAACTTGGAGCCAATGCTATATTAGCTGTGTCCATTGCTGCTTGTAGAGCTGGTGCGGCTGAAAAGGAG GTATCACTTTACAAGCACATTGCCGACCTGTCTGGAAAAACCAACCCAACACTTCCTGTTCCCGCCTTCACTGTAATAAGTGGTGGAAAACACGCAGGGAGTAATCTGGCCATTCAG GAAATCATGGTTCTCCCAATTGGAGCAAGCAAATTTGAGGAAGCACTGAGAATGGGTACTGAGACCTATCATCACTTAAAG GCTGTCATTACAGAAAAATCTGGTGCACATAACTGTAATGTTGGTGAAGATGGTGGCTATGCTCCTAATATCTCCAG CTTTAGAGAAGCCCTGGATCTTGTCAAGGAGGCCATTAGCAGAACTGGttataatgacaaaataaaGATAGCTCTTGATGTTTCTGCTACAAATTTTTGCATAG GTAAAAGATATGATCTAGATTTTCAATCTCCTCAAAAATCTGGACAGAATTTTAAATCAGCGGAGGATATGATAGAGTTGTACAAGGAACTATGCTCGG AATACCCTATTGTGTCAATTGAAGATCCATTTGACAAGGAAGATTGGGAACATATCAAGTATATCTCAAATCTTGGGATTTGTCag ATAGTTGGGGATGATCTCTTGATGTCAAATGCAAAACGCATTGAGAAAGCAATAACTGAGTCTGCTTGTAATGCCCTCCTACTTAAG GTCAACCAAGTTGGAACTGTTACAGAGGTCATTGACGTGGTGAAGCAGGCAAAGGAAGCACATTGGGGAGTGGTAACCTCCCATAGATGTGGCGAAACCATAGACTCTTTCATAGCTGATTTATCTGTTGGCCTTGCTTCAGGTGTGATTAAGTCAGGTGCTCCTTGCAGAGGAGAGCGGCTAGAAAAGTACAACCAG TTACTTCGGATTGAGGAGGAGCTCGGAGAACAGGCAGTTTATGCTGGTGAAGATTGGAGGCAATGA